TCTCAAGTTGTTTTTTCATTATCGTGCTCTCAATACCTGGTTGGATCGTCTGCCCAGGAATTGTGAAAGTGGTTGCCCCAGGCTCGTCTTCTACTTCAGCTGCATTACCTTCGGCCTTTTGAGTGTCAAGATGTCTCGAGTCCACTCCTGAGGGTGGAGTATAATTCGGGGgaagaccataggaagggaaagttCATGCTTCTGGAGCTCCTTGTTGTGATCGTTGCGTGCATAAACATTCAGGATCTTGTAAGGCATCCAGGGTCTTTAGGACTtgtctcatttgttccttcagctgTTGGATGTCGGCTTTCATTCCCTCTTGAACTTCtacttggttctccatgattttgccactggttcgtgtcctttagggtgTCTTAGATGTTTAACTTGTGGAGCGTCGAACTCTTGGGTtagacgagcgtcctcttgaaAATGTAGGACGAGCGGCCGCttctcttggacgagcgttgAACTCTCTCGTTGGACGAGCATCCAACTCTAAGTGCAGGACGAGCGTGACCTTCTAatagctggacgagcgtcccatgctGTTGGTTTGACGAGCGTCCCACGCTGTTCTTAGTGAGGTACTCACTGTCGTCCATAGGGTGATTGTCCGTGTGCTTGCGTCGAGCGTTTCTGCACTTTGGTTCGGCTCCACACCTTGTCAGAGACTCTTCCACCTTCAATCTCTCATTGCTTATTAATTGTTCATGATGGTTGTAGAGTACAGTAGTGACCTTCTTGTTGCTCAGACGCGGTTCTACTTGAGCAGCTATCTCTCTCCACCCTTGGGCATATTCTCTGAATGATTCAGATTCTTTCTTCACCATGTTCTGCAATTGTGCTCTGTCAGGTGTCAAATCTTTATCATATCCATACTGCCTTAGGAATGTCTCAACCAGACGCTTCCATGAGTAGATGTGAGTAGTATCTAGGTGCATGTACCAAGTTAGAGCCTCGTCAGTTAAACTTTCTTGGAAGAaatgaatcaaaagtttttcatcGAGGGCCTAAACTGCCATTTTCCTGCAGTACATGCTTATATGGCCCCTCGGGCAAGTATTTCCCCGATATTTCTCGAACTCTGGCAGCCTGAACTTTGGAGGTATCACCACATCAGGAACTAAACATAGTTTTTTAGCATCTCCACATTCAAAACTTCCTTCACCCTCTACGGCTCTCAACCTTTTTTCAAGGACTTCTAATATGCTCTTATCATCCTTAAAATCTGCTGGTGTAATGACAGAAGATGGAGACTTCGTCTCAAGTTGTTTTTTCATTATCGTGCTCTCAATACCTGGTTGGATCGTCTGCCCAGGAATTGTGAAAGTGGTTGCCCCAGGCTCGTCTTCTACTTCAGCTGCATTACCTTCGGCCTTTTGAGTGTCAAGATGTCTCGAGTCCACTCCTGAGGGTGGAGTATAATTCGGGGgaagaccataggaagggaaagttCGTGCTTCTGGAGCTCCTTGTTGTGATCGTTGCGTGCATAAACATTCAGGATCTTGTAAGGCATCCAGGGTCTTTAGGACTtgtctcatttgttccttcagctgTTGGATGTCGGCTTTCATTCCCTCTTGAACTTCtacttggttctccatgattttgccactggttcgtgtcctttagggtgtcttagatgtttaactgtatttttttttttttttgaaacaaattaagaaaaaaagaaaaataaaaataaaaaagaaaagaaaagaaaaaaaaacaaagttcaaaatctctagtcagaaactataaagctgtgaaaatgtTTGCCCCaatataatttggaaattaacacgaaacagagtcaataaggtggttcatcattcagaaatccccaaaatgcgagacataggaattcttggtcaaccatcgcaggctttagtcatcacattcttcatttgtctgatcagtTTCTCGCAGCAATcgaggaatgtttcaatccccttaggcgggttgatgattgacattaGCATCAACTAAGATCTTAAGGACGTTTTCAATGGCTCcattggcaagggaagctagctatgagagacttctcttccaattcttttaacTCAACGACATATTCCTTCATCCGACTCATCAATCTTTTATGTCCTCTTTTAGCTGAATGGCAACATTCCTTCTCTAGTTTTGTCATCGCTGCTTCTATCAACCgttcatcattttgaaatttcttctcaCAAATTGGGTAGGGGAAATTAATGtgaattacaacttgattgtcttaaccctttctgcgatccattggctaagggaaacttccactaacagtccatgatcttgggcctttctttgaagcgaacaacatttCCCCGAATTGTCTTTAACTTGTTGGAACATTTCAGCGAAGATTCATTCCTCATATGATCCgcaatgtggcgagagatgcaggtgttagcgatcctctcaggatactcaaactattttttgcgctaacataggattgcaattaatacaacacctaatacccatgatgggtacattaggatacctccTGCAATGATATGTGATCTGCGATCTATgctgccaagggacacaccatttaacttgttcttcatttaaacttgcacaaagttgcgcccattcatttactcttttcacatgcggttcacaaggaacagcccaagacaagtgcaaaagtgtctaaaagtcacttctttttccaatggtgacccatgttcacctgactgagtacctgtgatgaactttttgtacaaaatccaactttctcttgggtaatcgtttacaatgtccttgtaatcgattacatactacaataattcgtccatggggtacagggaatttaaggcgtctccagtctcacgggaaatgaaccacaaatactgttggaacaatcggtaccgttatagagtcgcgtaGCGGAATAAATTAGTAAAGCGGAAAtcgtgtaacgatcacaacacaagttaaaataatcggtttcaaaaattgattttcttagtgaacttttatcgaacggttgatgtgctaagagtttagggataaagaaaatcaacacaaaatttttatcctggttcgaatcaaaagattctacgtccagtcgttaatcactataaatagtgattaacctttttcactaaaaatatggtttgcagattacaatcagataatcaaaataagcaaggaatagaaaacaccttccttcgacaaacgaacggaagaacctgctcagccaacttgaagagaaccgctccgacctttgacacacaaaacgcgagcttctcctattcacaagaccaggcaagagcactctatcactttgagaacttcctcagacaaactgtattctcaaaatggcatagatccttttcactcacagagagcttcccttaggcacaaagctctaatactctcaattgaaaagttctttctaagagctgtgaagacctctatttataagcctagtttcgtgcagggtcaaaaactgaaaagacatctcccaactgccatt
This window of the Vigna angularis cultivar LongXiaoDou No.4 chromosome 7, ASM1680809v1, whole genome shotgun sequence genome carries:
- the LOC128197850 gene encoding uncharacterized protein LOC128197850, with protein sequence MENQVEVQEGMKADIQQLKEQMRQVLKTLDALQDPECLCTQRSQQGAPEARTFPSYGLPPNYTPPSGVDSRHLDTQKAEGNAAEVEDEPGATTFTIPGQTIQPGIESTIMKKQLETKSPSSVITPADFKDDKSILEVLEKRLRAVEGEGSFECGDAKKLCLVPDVVIPPKFRLPEFEKYRGNTCPRGHISMYCRKMAV